One stretch of Roseimicrobium sp. ORNL1 DNA includes these proteins:
- a CDS encoding thiamine pyrophosphate-dependent enzyme, whose translation MSNESNVLTTAPADATSTPAPAPVPAAPVADKLTKKALTADHPTWCPGCGDFAVLNIFYRVLEKLQYPHENIVCVAGIGCSSRFPYFMNTHGIHFIHGRALPLATGVSLSRPDVHVFVFGGDGDGFSIGGNHLNHAARKNVKLTYIIMDNFVYGLTKKQTSPTSPIGFKSKTDPTGSIDRPINPMRQLLASGATFIARTHAAQVKHMEAIFERAIKHDGFSVVECLSECVMFYASAFDDSTPRKGGVFETIDETQHDVTDESAAFKMAENLAPGKFGVYYQVNRPTKNALEQKWIDDTQSKMNGMTPKDVMKKRLESMR comes from the coding sequence ATGTCCAACGAGTCCAACGTGCTCACCACCGCACCAGCAGACGCCACTTCCACGCCAGCACCCGCACCCGTGCCCGCCGCTCCCGTGGCGGACAAGCTGACGAAGAAGGCCCTCACCGCCGACCATCCCACCTGGTGCCCCGGCTGCGGCGACTTCGCCGTGCTGAACATCTTCTACCGTGTGCTGGAGAAGCTCCAGTACCCGCATGAGAACATTGTGTGCGTCGCAGGCATCGGCTGCTCCAGCCGCTTCCCGTACTTCATGAACACGCACGGCATCCACTTCATCCATGGCCGTGCGTTGCCGCTCGCCACGGGTGTGAGCCTCAGCCGTCCGGATGTGCATGTGTTCGTCTTCGGTGGCGACGGCGATGGCTTTTCCATCGGTGGCAACCACCTGAACCACGCTGCGCGCAAGAACGTGAAGTTGACCTACATCATCATGGACAACTTCGTGTACGGCCTCACGAAGAAGCAGACGAGCCCCACCTCGCCCATCGGCTTCAAGTCGAAGACCGACCCGACCGGCTCCATCGACCGCCCCATCAACCCCATGCGCCAGCTTCTCGCCAGCGGCGCCACCTTCATTGCCCGCACGCACGCGGCACAGGTGAAGCACATGGAAGCGATTTTCGAGCGCGCCATCAAGCATGACGGTTTCAGTGTCGTCGAGTGCCTGAGCGAGTGCGTGATGTTCTACGCCAGTGCTTTCGATGACTCCACTCCGCGCAAGGGCGGTGTGTTCGAGACCATTGATGAAACACAGCACGATGTCACTGACGAGAGCGCGGCCTTCAAGATGGCGGAGAATCTCGCGCCCGGAAAATTCGGCGTGTACTACCAGGTGAATCGCCCCACGAAGAATGCCCTTGAGCAGAAGTGGATCGATGACACCCAGTCCAAGATGAACGGGATGACTCCGAAGGATGTGATGAAGAAGAGGCTGGAGTCGATGCGGTAG
- a CDS encoding MBL fold metallo-hydrolase, with amino-acid sequence MRVHTLDLHFQGQTEIIAAYLIDTGKELALIETGPGSTLPTLLEGIRALGFAPEAVKHVFVTHIHLDHSGAAGWWAQQGATVYAHPKAVPHLVDPSKLIESAQRIYQDRMQTLWGDILPAPAERVVTLKDGDTVKLGKTIITAIDTPGHARHHHAYAIGDVCFTGDVAGMKLPHSSYVSVTAAPPQFDPVAYGDSLQRLHAANFSKLYLTHFGEVTDVAGHLSRYAARVEQCYECIADLLAQGLKGDALHEAYGKAERAIAIKAGVSDADWDKYEGANNTAMCADGIALFCEKSPK; translated from the coding sequence ATGCGCGTCCACACCCTTGATCTCCACTTCCAAGGCCAGACCGAAATCATCGCGGCCTACCTGATTGATACGGGCAAGGAACTCGCGCTCATCGAAACCGGACCGGGCTCCACATTGCCGACCCTGCTGGAAGGAATCCGCGCACTGGGTTTCGCTCCAGAAGCGGTGAAGCATGTCTTCGTCACCCACATTCACCTCGACCACTCGGGTGCTGCGGGCTGGTGGGCGCAGCAGGGTGCCACGGTGTACGCGCACCCGAAAGCGGTGCCGCATCTTGTGGATCCGTCCAAGCTGATTGAGAGCGCCCAGCGCATCTACCAGGACCGCATGCAGACGCTCTGGGGCGACATCCTGCCCGCGCCCGCCGAGCGTGTGGTGACGCTGAAGGACGGAGACACCGTGAAGCTTGGCAAGACCATCATCACTGCCATCGACACCCCCGGCCATGCGCGGCACCACCACGCCTATGCCATCGGTGACGTGTGCTTCACCGGAGATGTCGCCGGCATGAAGTTGCCGCACAGCAGCTACGTCAGCGTGACCGCTGCCCCTCCGCAGTTCGACCCGGTGGCCTACGGTGACTCCCTCCAGCGCCTGCACGCCGCGAACTTTTCCAAGCTGTACCTCACCCACTTCGGCGAAGTCACGGATGTGGCCGGCCATCTCTCGCGCTATGCCGCCCGTGTGGAGCAATGCTACGAGTGTATTGCAGACCTCCTCGCCCAAGGCCTCAAAGGCGATGCTCTCCACGAGGCCTACGGCAAGGCCGAGCGCGCTATTGCCATTAAAGCCGGTGTCAGCGACGCCGACTGGGACAAATACGAAGGCGCCAACAACACCGCCATGTGCGCGGACGGCATTGCGCTCTTCTGCGAGAAGTCCCCCAAGTAA
- the tyrS gene encoding tyrosine--tRNA ligase, with product MNILDDLKFRGLIADYTGVPESRTDILPLPERLASKPITLYCGFDPTADSLHVGHIVPLLALRRFQKAGHHPIAVAGGATGSIGDPSGKSAERSLLTKEQIQANVDAVRPQLAKLLDFETKTNPARLMDNADWFGPITYLDFLRDVGKHFTVNQMVAKESVRARMEDRDVGISYTEFSYMLLQSYDYYHLAKECDCELQIGGSDQWGNITTGIDLVRKKLGRHAYGLTLPLITKSDGTKFGKTEGGAIWLDPKRTSVYKFYQFWINTDDRDVVKYLKFFTFLPHDEITDLEQSHVDNPGGRRAHQALAQSITTLIHGDTAANDAIRASEILFGGSVDGISESTLDILSEEVPTAKLTADQLGGEGLTLVDALVAAGLSTSKGQARKDIEAGGVYLNGERAASATQKVTKDSTLHGRYLMLRKGKRNYALLTL from the coding sequence ATGAACATTCTCGACGACCTCAAATTCCGCGGCCTCATCGCTGATTACACCGGCGTGCCTGAGTCGCGCACGGATATCCTCCCCTTGCCGGAGCGCCTGGCGTCCAAGCCCATCACTCTGTATTGCGGATTTGACCCCACCGCTGACTCCCTGCACGTGGGTCACATCGTGCCCCTGCTGGCACTGCGCCGTTTCCAGAAGGCGGGGCACCACCCCATCGCGGTGGCAGGTGGGGCGACGGGCTCTATTGGCGACCCCAGCGGGAAGTCTGCGGAGCGGTCCCTTCTGACCAAGGAGCAGATCCAGGCGAATGTGGACGCGGTGCGCCCGCAACTCGCCAAACTGCTCGACTTCGAGACCAAGACAAATCCGGCCCGCCTCATGGACAACGCGGACTGGTTCGGCCCCATCACCTACCTCGATTTCCTGCGGGACGTGGGCAAGCATTTCACCGTCAACCAGATGGTGGCCAAGGAGAGCGTGCGTGCCCGCATGGAGGACCGCGACGTGGGCATCAGCTACACCGAGTTCAGCTACATGCTGCTCCAGTCCTACGACTACTACCACCTGGCGAAGGAGTGCGACTGCGAACTCCAGATCGGCGGCTCCGACCAGTGGGGAAACATCACCACGGGCATCGACCTCGTGCGCAAGAAGCTCGGGCGCCATGCTTATGGCCTGACCCTTCCGCTCATCACGAAGTCGGACGGCACCAAGTTCGGCAAGACCGAGGGTGGCGCCATCTGGCTCGACCCGAAGCGCACCAGCGTCTACAAGTTCTACCAGTTCTGGATCAACACGGATGACCGCGACGTGGTGAAGTACCTGAAGTTCTTCACCTTCCTGCCGCATGATGAGATCACGGACCTGGAACAGTCTCATGTGGACAACCCCGGTGGACGTCGCGCGCATCAGGCGCTGGCGCAGTCCATCACCACGCTGATCCATGGCGATACTGCCGCGAACGATGCGATCCGCGCGAGCGAGATCCTCTTCGGCGGCTCGGTCGATGGTATCTCGGAGTCCACGCTGGATATCTTGAGCGAGGAAGTCCCCACGGCGAAACTCACGGCGGACCAGCTCGGCGGTGAAGGCTTGACCTTGGTGGATGCGCTGGTGGCTGCCGGACTCTCCACGAGCAAGGGACAGGCCCGCAAGGACATCGAAGCCGGCGGGGTGTATCTCAACGGCGAGCGCGCCGCGTCCGCCACGCAAAAGGTGACCAAGGACTCGACGCTGCACGGACGCTACCTCATGCTGCGCAAGGGCAAGCGTAACTACGCGCTGCTCACCCTCTAG
- a CDS encoding prephenate dehydratase domain-containing protein, translating into MSESTPKPKRIGFLRPARLTNGYTAATRFAAHHAGRIDGMDAFTPVPFASHAEVIAAQARGDIDFGVIAIENTLDGIIVECVKDLERLFEGNQTRRTWVVWEELLPIQHFLMTQSGTLDGVEAIRSHHSAVRQCSKVLQRLKDHLNIRVEQAESTGAATVEAANDPTIGAIASREALDVYSDRLRAVDLAVLERDHQLGLEQTERLSDYANGFTRFWILGDERHLKELGTAKLNGAEHTLNKTCFLFNLPNETGTLHEALGIIRQQNIFLSIIYPFPRVERDFEYMFFVEVEGHIHDEAVRAVLEGINATYPQRPDSPPSCVWLGSFPNTELLKQHPEHQRAFRDRYYPKEMKWGD; encoded by the coding sequence ATGAGCGAGTCCACTCCCAAGCCCAAGCGCATCGGATTCCTCAGGCCTGCCCGTCTCACCAACGGGTACACGGCTGCCACGCGCTTCGCTGCGCATCACGCCGGACGCATCGATGGCATGGATGCTTTCACGCCGGTGCCCTTCGCTTCGCACGCGGAAGTCATCGCGGCGCAGGCGAGGGGAGACATCGATTTCGGGGTCATTGCCATCGAGAACACCCTCGATGGCATCATCGTGGAGTGTGTGAAGGATCTGGAGCGCCTCTTCGAGGGGAACCAGACGCGTCGCACGTGGGTGGTGTGGGAGGAGCTTCTGCCCATCCAGCATTTCCTCATGACCCAGAGCGGCACGCTCGATGGTGTGGAGGCGATTCGCAGCCACCACAGCGCCGTGCGCCAGTGCTCGAAGGTATTGCAACGTCTCAAGGACCACCTGAACATCCGCGTGGAACAGGCGGAGAGTACGGGAGCTGCGACCGTGGAAGCCGCGAATGATCCCACCATCGGTGCCATCGCCTCCCGTGAAGCGCTGGATGTGTACAGCGATCGCCTGAGGGCCGTGGATCTCGCGGTGCTGGAGCGCGACCACCAGCTTGGCCTGGAGCAGACGGAGCGTCTCTCGGACTATGCCAATGGCTTCACCCGCTTCTGGATTCTGGGTGATGAGCGCCACTTGAAGGAGCTGGGCACGGCAAAGCTCAATGGTGCGGAGCACACGCTGAACAAGACCTGCTTTCTGTTCAACCTGCCCAATGAAACGGGCACCTTGCACGAGGCGCTGGGCATCATCCGTCAGCAGAATATTTTCCTCTCCATCATCTATCCCTTCCCGCGGGTGGAGCGTGATTTCGAATACATGTTCTTCGTGGAGGTGGAGGGTCACATCCATGATGAAGCAGTGCGCGCCGTGCTGGAGGGCATCAATGCCACCTACCCACAGCGACCGGACAGCCCACCCTCGTGTGTGTGGCTGGGTTCCTTCCCGAACACCGAGCTGCTGAAGCAACACCCGGAGCATCAGCGCGCCTTCCGCGATCGTTATTATCCCAAGGAGATGAAGTGGGGCGATTAA
- the thiH gene encoding 2-iminoacetate synthase ThiH, translating to MSFVDTFNVLPEQKSPLLRKLLALLEPKTPKQLEAMAAEAAALTRSYFGKTMRLFAPLYLSNECVNNCAYCGFSRDNPIFRVTLNVDQVIKEAKHLEAQGFRHILLVAGEHPKFVSNGYLEECIRAIKPFIPTVGIEVGPMEQPEYERMVHAGSEGLVVYQETYDRAAYNEYHTAGPKKDFDWRLECPERGYHGGFRRIGLGALLGLADWRTEALGLAAHLEYMQNHGWKASYTIAFPRLRPAAGSFEPKYPVDDAKFIQLLCAFRLCFPQVGIVLSTRESPALRDALLPICITTMSAGSHTEPGGYTGEGRDDLHLTVKGRRVELQQKSSCDEATGQFDISDHRSPQEISDLITRRGFDPVWKDWDEAILQA from the coding sequence ATGTCCTTTGTCGATACGTTCAATGTCCTGCCCGAGCAGAAGTCACCCCTGCTCCGCAAACTGCTGGCATTGCTGGAACCCAAGACGCCCAAGCAACTTGAAGCCATGGCCGCTGAGGCGGCGGCGCTCACGCGGTCGTACTTTGGCAAGACCATGCGGCTCTTCGCCCCGCTTTACCTCTCCAATGAGTGCGTGAACAATTGCGCCTACTGCGGCTTCTCGCGGGACAATCCCATCTTCCGTGTCACGCTGAATGTGGATCAGGTGATCAAGGAAGCGAAGCACCTGGAGGCTCAAGGCTTCCGGCACATCCTACTGGTAGCGGGTGAGCATCCCAAGTTTGTTTCGAACGGCTACCTTGAGGAATGCATTCGCGCCATCAAGCCCTTCATCCCCACCGTGGGCATTGAGGTCGGTCCCATGGAGCAGCCGGAGTACGAACGCATGGTGCACGCAGGCTCTGAAGGCCTCGTGGTGTATCAGGAAACGTACGACCGCGCTGCTTACAATGAATACCACACCGCCGGACCGAAGAAGGATTTCGACTGGCGTCTGGAGTGTCCCGAGCGCGGCTATCATGGAGGCTTCCGTCGCATCGGTCTCGGTGCTCTGCTGGGGCTCGCCGACTGGCGCACGGAGGCGCTCGGTCTCGCCGCCCATCTGGAGTACATGCAAAACCATGGATGGAAGGCCAGCTACACCATCGCCTTCCCACGCCTCCGTCCCGCGGCAGGCAGCTTTGAGCCGAAGTATCCTGTGGACGACGCGAAGTTCATCCAACTCCTCTGCGCCTTCCGTCTCTGCTTCCCGCAGGTGGGCATCGTGCTGAGCACGCGTGAGTCCCCTGCGCTGCGGGATGCGCTGCTGCCCATCTGCATCACCACCATGAGCGCAGGCAGCCACACCGAACCTGGTGGCTACACGGGTGAAGGCCGCGATGACTTGCACCTCACAGTGAAGGGGCGTCGTGTGGAGCTTCAGCAGAAGTCCTCCTGCGACGAGGCTACGGGCCAGTTCGACATTTCGGACCATCGCAGTCCGCAGGAAATCTCCGATCTCATCACCCGCCGTGGTTTCGACCCCGTGTGGAAGGATTGGGACGAGGCGATCCTGCAGGCGTGA
- a CDS encoding alpha/beta hydrolase has translation MHLPPLRRLLIAACAISFAAGSLIAAPETIKLWPEGAPGSKGERPEDTPRVDVYLPTAPSCGAGVVVLPGGGYGGLAADHEGKQIAQYFNRLGVTAFVCFYRLGSQGYHHPIEMNDAKRAVRWARANAEKYKIDANRLGLIGFSAGGHLASTVGTLFDSGDPNAKDPIDKQSSRPDFLMLCYPVISMSDDFMHRGSRNNLLGDQKDNEEVARGLSNYLNVSANTPPTFIFQTDEDTVVPAENAVQFYLALRKNKVPAEMHIYQRGPHGVGLHLGDPVLSTWSQHLTDWLRNNGWLKPAKRAAVEGTVKINGTPGNWGTVVFTSEDPATPVASARLMNGKFQLPERDGAVIGKNKLKVTFSTANLSNIADASNTGVMSTTKATPDATEDLTYEVKEGANKLALEITVK, from the coding sequence ATGCATCTCCCACCTCTTCGTCGTCTCCTCATCGCAGCTTGCGCCATCTCGTTCGCGGCAGGTTCACTGATCGCAGCGCCTGAAACCATCAAACTATGGCCGGAAGGCGCGCCTGGATCGAAAGGCGAACGTCCCGAGGATACCCCGCGCGTGGACGTGTACCTGCCCACGGCTCCTTCCTGTGGTGCTGGCGTGGTGGTGCTGCCGGGTGGTGGGTATGGCGGGCTGGCGGCGGATCACGAGGGCAAGCAGATCGCGCAGTATTTCAACCGGCTCGGTGTCACGGCGTTCGTCTGTTTCTACCGGCTGGGTTCGCAGGGTTATCACCATCCCATCGAGATGAATGATGCCAAGCGTGCCGTGCGCTGGGCGCGGGCAAACGCGGAGAAGTACAAGATCGATGCGAACCGCCTTGGCCTCATTGGCTTCAGCGCGGGCGGTCACCTGGCCAGCACGGTGGGTACGCTCTTCGACAGCGGAGATCCGAATGCCAAGGACCCCATCGACAAGCAGAGCTCCCGTCCAGACTTCCTGATGCTCTGCTACCCGGTCATCTCCATGTCGGATGACTTCATGCATCGCGGTTCACGCAACAACCTGCTCGGTGATCAAAAGGACAATGAGGAGGTCGCGCGTGGTTTGAGCAACTACCTCAATGTGTCGGCCAACACGCCCCCCACCTTCATCTTCCAGACCGATGAAGACACCGTGGTACCCGCGGAGAATGCAGTGCAGTTCTACCTCGCCCTGCGCAAGAACAAGGTCCCCGCGGAAATGCACATCTACCAGCGCGGACCGCACGGCGTGGGCCTGCACCTGGGCGATCCCGTGCTCTCCACCTGGAGCCAGCACCTCACCGACTGGCTGCGCAACAACGGTTGGCTGAAACCCGCCAAACGCGCCGCCGTGGAAGGCACCGTAAAGATCAATGGCACTCCAGGAAATTGGGGCACGGTGGTCTTCACCTCGGAAGATCCCGCCACACCCGTCGCCTCCGCCCGACTGATGAATGGCAAGTTCCAGCTTCCCGAGCGTGACGGCGCAGTCATCGGGAAGAACAAACTCAAGGTGACCTTCAGCACGGCGAACCTCAGCAACATTGCAGACGCAAGCAACACCGGTGTGATGAGCACCACGAAAGCCACGCCCGATGCCACCGAAGACCTCACCTATGAGGTGAAGGAAGGCGCGAACAAGCTCGCGCTCGAAATCACGGTGAAGTAA
- a CDS encoding SUMF1/EgtB/PvdO family nonheme iron enzyme, whose protein sequence is MSTLRLFPGIGLLTAVLLFTQSPVLRAADATLALDLGSGVKLDLVLIPTGGFMQGSPASEPERGADEAQRFVHLSKEYYIGKTAVTRAQWERFAAETGYRTEAESGPSGGFGWDGKALTQRKEFTWRNPGFPQDGSHPVTIITYPDAEAFCKWLTKKTGRKISLPTETQWEYACRAGATTAWHSESDDPAASNEVAWHKGNAGNATHPAASTKANGWGLHIGGNVAEWCQDWYAPYENGPLTDPLQTNQNLSDKPRRVLRGGSWNRDAKNTRSAARFRADPQSRNADIGFRIVAATVVTPVAAPASDAPLLPRSQPSASTSPDSSPGTPSPSAPDGGHAGSAPEKPGTWVDALIGFVCCLGFPLAILGGLIYFIVKKTTASAKSAAAYGAAGTTAKAMADALSKPSVMRGMPKLRIVDDGFWMLLDVLPNTDIDYLFRPRGGMEARGTISYQPGPEGHFVYTGVRPESVRVVSAGGVPMDDVFTGGSSSSSPDNRLDDDNRPPRYPSAY, encoded by the coding sequence ATGAGCACCCTCCGCCTGTTCCCGGGAATTGGACTTCTCACGGCCGTCTTGTTGTTCACCCAATCTCCGGTGCTACGCGCCGCGGATGCCACGCTGGCGCTGGACCTCGGCAGCGGTGTGAAACTGGACCTCGTGCTCATCCCTACGGGCGGCTTCATGCAAGGCTCACCCGCAAGCGAACCGGAGCGCGGCGCAGACGAAGCCCAGCGTTTCGTCCATCTCTCCAAGGAGTACTACATCGGCAAGACCGCCGTGACGCGTGCCCAGTGGGAGCGCTTCGCTGCGGAAACGGGTTACCGCACCGAGGCAGAAAGCGGGCCGAGCGGTGGCTTTGGCTGGGATGGCAAAGCGCTCACGCAGCGAAAGGAATTCACCTGGCGGAATCCCGGCTTCCCCCAGGATGGCAGCCACCCGGTGACCATCATCACGTACCCGGACGCGGAAGCCTTCTGCAAATGGCTGACGAAGAAAACCGGTCGCAAGATCAGCCTGCCCACCGAGACCCAATGGGAATATGCCTGCCGTGCCGGCGCCACCACGGCATGGCACTCGGAGAGTGATGACCCTGCTGCCAGCAACGAGGTGGCCTGGCACAAAGGGAACGCCGGGAATGCCACGCACCCTGCAGCGTCCACGAAGGCAAACGGCTGGGGACTGCACATCGGCGGGAATGTGGCCGAATGGTGCCAGGACTGGTACGCGCCCTATGAAAATGGTCCGCTGACCGATCCCCTTCAAACCAATCAGAACCTCTCGGACAAACCACGCCGGGTGCTGCGTGGCGGCTCGTGGAATCGCGACGCGAAGAACACCCGCAGCGCCGCACGTTTCCGCGCCGACCCCCAGAGCCGCAATGCGGACATCGGCTTTCGCATCGTAGCTGCGACCGTGGTGACGCCGGTGGCTGCTCCAGCGTCGGACGCTCCTCTGCTGCCGCGTTCGCAACCGAGTGCCTCCACATCTCCCGATTCGAGTCCTGGCACGCCGTCTCCTTCGGCGCCAGATGGAGGTCATGCCGGCTCAGCCCCCGAGAAGCCCGGTACCTGGGTGGACGCCTTGATCGGCTTCGTCTGCTGCCTCGGTTTCCCCCTCGCGATTCTGGGTGGCCTGATCTATTTCATTGTGAAGAAGACCACTGCCAGCGCCAAGTCAGCGGCGGCGTACGGTGCCGCCGGCACCACTGCCAAGGCCATGGCCGATGCGCTGAGCAAACCCTCCGTGATGCGTGGCATGCCCAAGCTGCGCATTGTAGATGACGGCTTCTGGATGCTGCTCGATGTGCTGCCTAATACGGACATTGACTACCTCTTCCGCCCGAGGGGCGGCATGGAAGCTCGCGGTACAATAAGCTACCAGCCGGGACCTGAGGGGCACTTCGTCTATACGGGTGTGCGCCCGGAAAGCGTGCGCGTGGTCAGTGCCGGTGGTGTACCCATGGATGATGTGTTCACCGGAGGCT